The Candidatus Methylomirabilota bacterium DNA window CGGTGGCGGCGTCGATCGTGTCGCCCAGCATCAGGAGCTCGGTGGCCCGCCCGAAGCCCACGATCCTGGGCAGCAGGAAGGCCGCGCCCATGTCGGCGCCGGCCAGTCCCACCTTGGTGAACAGGAAGGCGAACCGGGCGGCCTCGGCCATGATCCGGAAGTCCGCGGCGAGGGCCAACACGGCGCCGGCGCCGGCGGCGATGCCGTTGATCGCCGCGATGACGGGCTTGTCGAGGAGCCGGAGGTTGCGGACGACAGCCCCCGTCATGCGGGTGAACTCCAGCATGCCCTTCACGTCCCGCTTGCCGAGTTCGCCGATGATCTCGTGGACGTCGCCGCCGGAGCAGAACCCCTTGCCGGTCCCGGTGAGCACCAGCACCCGCACGCCCCCGTCGGTCTGGCACGCCGCGGCGAGCCGCTCGAG harbors:
- a CDS encoding enoyl-CoA hydratase family protein; its protein translation is MSAYAAFDYQVQDGVGTVTFARPDTLNSLTFEVYAELERLAAACQTDGGVRVLVLTGTGKGFCSGGDVHEIIGELGKRDVKGMLEFTRMTGAVVRNLRLLDKPVIAAINGIAAGAGAVLALAADFRIMAEAARFAFLFTKVGLAGADMGAAFLLPRIVGFGRATELLMLGDTIDAATAERYGLTSRVVPVERLGEETRALARRLAEGPAQALAMTKRMLSNEWGMDLVSAIEAEAQAQALLLMAEDHKEFYRAFTEKRPPRFTGR